In a genomic window of Thiosocius teredinicola:
- a CDS encoding endonuclease gives MKRVMFVLMLLPMSACAQSANYLDTIPVFWRTLYADGGEGLYCGARFRAHDRSYNIEHVFPMSWVTRSLRCGDRQSCRRNSPRFNQIESDMHNMYPARKDLNAERGSYPFREIRGERHVERGCDLEIDHRSRVVEPRPASRGNIARAMLYMADRYELKLFDRQRALLMNWHRADPVDGEERRRNRLIAEVQGKPNPWIE, from the coding sequence GTGAAACGTGTCATGTTTGTGTTGATGTTGCTGCCGATGTCCGCCTGTGCTCAATCGGCGAACTACCTGGACACGATTCCGGTGTTCTGGCGCACTCTGTACGCGGATGGCGGTGAGGGATTGTACTGCGGCGCCCGGTTCCGCGCCCATGACCGCAGCTATAACATCGAACACGTGTTTCCGATGAGCTGGGTGACCCGCTCGCTGCGCTGCGGAGATCGCCAGAGCTGTCGCCGAAACAGTCCGCGTTTCAATCAGATCGAGTCGGATATGCACAACATGTATCCGGCCCGGAAAGACCTCAATGCCGAACGCGGTTCGTATCCGTTTCGTGAGATCAGGGGCGAGCGCCACGTCGAGCGCGGTTGCGACCTGGAGATCGACCATCGGTCGCGGGTGGTCGAGCCGCGCCCTGCGTCGCGCGGCAACATTGCGCGCGCCATGCTGTACATGGCGGATCGCTACGAGCTGAAGCTGTTCGATCGCCAGCGCGCGCTGCTGATGAACTGGCACCGTGCCGACCCGGTCGACGGCGAAGAGCGTCGACGCAACCGCCTGATCGCCGAGGTGCAGGGTAAGCCCAACCCCTGGATCGAGTAA
- a CDS encoding SEL1-like repeat protein, with protein sequence MDEPQVQSEIADLPPQRRSGPWKLILLVAVLTAVGVWLVPNNTPEHGPIVQKPAGTPPIPGGPADAGDAPSLLATPVEKEAAQAAQAEKAAEEALAAQPAVDPAPAVDMTEDTESAVAMINNAEPTAAGGAPIAEPVDDRPGAKARAFITKLRAEGDMQLGKVFEAAESARANREMADAYLLYFFAAREGHAPAALVLGEQADPATRDPDTSVFDAADLTQAHKWYQLAAENGDTEGSKRLTDLRTRVETLAAGGDPEAQRITLLWQ encoded by the coding sequence ATGGATGAACCTCAGGTGCAGTCCGAGATCGCCGACCTGCCGCCGCAGCGCCGCTCCGGGCCATGGAAACTGATCCTTCTTGTGGCCGTGCTTACCGCTGTCGGCGTGTGGTTGGTACCCAACAACACGCCTGAACACGGGCCGATCGTGCAAAAACCGGCCGGCACACCGCCGATCCCGGGCGGCCCGGCAGATGCCGGCGATGCCCCCAGCCTGCTGGCCACACCGGTCGAAAAAGAGGCCGCGCAGGCAGCCCAGGCCGAGAAGGCCGCTGAAGAGGCACTCGCTGCACAACCGGCGGTTGACCCGGCGCCTGCCGTGGATATGACTGAAGACACAGAATCCGCGGTCGCGATGATCAACAATGCTGAGCCGACGGCGGCCGGCGGCGCGCCGATCGCCGAGCCGGTCGACGACCGTCCGGGCGCCAAGGCGCGGGCATTCATCACCAAGTTGCGCGCCGAGGGCGACATGCAGCTCGGCAAGGTGTTCGAAGCCGCCGAATCGGCACGCGCCAACCGCGAGATGGCAGATGCCTACCTGTTGTACTTCTTTGCGGCACGCGAAGGTCATGCGCCTGCGGCGCTCGTCCTTGGCGAGCAGGCAGACCCGGCGACCCGCGACCCGGACACCAGCGTGTTCGACGCCGCCGACCTGACCCAGGCGCACAAGTGGTACCAGCTGGCCGCCGAGAACGGCGACACGGAAGGTAGCAAGAGACTTACGGATCTGCGCACTCGCGTCGAGACACTCGCCGCCGGCGGCGACCCAGAAGCACAGAGAATCACATTGTTATGGCAGTGA
- a CDS encoding vWA domain-containing protein → MAVTRRTRTSARAVLTAVLILVCTWFSAGVVAAEQPLLMPGKQSLFQRVLAVPGARLHATPESPAGDGVTPFTALYVYAREQQGGGEWLQVGMDRHGSVSGWLPQRSTIEWSQGLTVTFREAIDRDRALLFRDAASVRTLVKGPDLKKYNALYKSAEAGEMSNDSPVVAIQPPGKLDIRENFYLVPILRHEDMYLGNEQARLLQVSSVPLQGNVEEPEPAEPQVVEQAVAEEQPKVVDSDYRAGLVFAIDSTLSMDPYINRTREAVMKIYDALGDAGLVGNVNFGLVAFRDSNEAVPELEYLARTYVTLEQGRNPGTFIEQVNELSAAKVSSQDFQEDAYAGIKEALDRMNWSSQTARYLVLVTDAGPRAGSDPLSSTGMDAAALRQLARDKGVAIFVLHLLTESSNADHAAAADQYKELARFPGIGSLYYAVPTGDVNEFGHVLDTLAGQITMQVQMAAGAQPLPPKPVEPEPDANPQLAELQSKVAKLGYALRMQYLQRTEGGKMPNVFNAWLLDRDLKHPEQRTLDVQVLLTRDQLSDMHDVLKSVLQTAEEGLLSPQNFLNELKSLAATIARDPEQLGSTTAVTAGEGNSLADLGFMREYIEDLPYTGEVMNLSLEDWETWPARRQIDFLHRLEDKISYYRALHDHTDLWVSLDGGAIDGDSVFPVALEMLP, encoded by the coding sequence ATGGCAGTGACCCGAAGAACCCGCACATCCGCCCGGGCAGTACTGACTGCGGTATTGATCCTGGTATGTACGTGGTTCTCAGCGGGCGTTGTCGCTGCCGAGCAACCGCTGCTGATGCCCGGCAAACAATCGCTGTTCCAGCGTGTGCTCGCGGTACCCGGAGCCCGCCTGCACGCCACGCCGGAGAGCCCGGCGGGCGATGGCGTGACACCGTTCACCGCACTGTACGTGTATGCACGTGAGCAGCAGGGCGGCGGCGAATGGCTGCAGGTCGGCATGGACCGACACGGCAGCGTCAGTGGCTGGCTGCCCCAACGCAGCACGATCGAGTGGTCGCAGGGGCTGACGGTGACGTTTCGCGAGGCCATCGACCGCGACCGCGCCTTGCTGTTTCGCGATGCCGCGTCGGTCAGAACCCTGGTCAAAGGCCCCGACCTGAAAAAGTACAACGCCTTGTACAAATCAGCGGAAGCCGGCGAGATGTCCAACGACTCACCGGTAGTGGCCATTCAGCCGCCCGGCAAGCTCGATATCCGTGAAAATTTCTATCTGGTGCCGATCCTGCGCCATGAAGATATGTACCTGGGCAACGAGCAGGCCCGCCTGCTGCAGGTGTCGAGCGTACCCTTGCAGGGCAACGTCGAGGAACCCGAGCCGGCCGAACCCCAGGTGGTCGAGCAGGCCGTTGCCGAAGAACAACCCAAGGTCGTCGACAGTGATTACCGCGCGGGCCTGGTGTTCGCCATCGACTCGACCTTGTCGATGGATCCGTACATCAACCGCACACGCGAAGCCGTCATGAAGATCTACGACGCGCTGGGCGATGCCGGGCTGGTGGGCAACGTCAACTTCGGCCTGGTCGCATTCCGCGATTCAAACGAGGCCGTGCCCGAGCTCGAGTACCTTGCACGCACCTATGTCACCCTCGAGCAGGGTCGCAACCCGGGAACCTTCATCGAGCAGGTCAACGAGTTGTCGGCGGCCAAGGTGTCCAGCCAGGATTTTCAGGAAGATGCCTATGCCGGCATCAAAGAAGCGCTGGACAGAATGAACTGGTCGTCGCAGACGGCCCGCTACCTGGTGCTGGTGACTGATGCGGGGCCTCGCGCCGGCAGCGACCCGCTGTCGAGCACCGGCATGGACGCGGCTGCCCTGCGCCAGCTGGCGCGTGACAAGGGTGTGGCGATCTTCGTGCTGCATCTGCTCACCGAGTCGAGCAATGCCGATCACGCAGCCGCCGCAGACCAGTACAAAGAACTCGCACGCTTTCCCGGCATCGGCAGCCTGTACTACGCGGTACCGACCGGCGACGTCAACGAATTCGGCCACGTGCTCGACACCCTGGCCGGCCAGATCACGATGCAGGTGCAGATGGCCGCCGGTGCGCAGCCACTGCCGCCCAAGCCGGTCGAACCCGAACCCGATGCCAACCCGCAGCTGGCCGAGCTGCAGAGCAAGGTGGCCAAGCTGGGCTATGCGCTGCGCATGCAATACCTGCAGCGCACCGAAGGCGGCAAGATGCCGAACGTGTTCAATGCCTGGTTGCTCGATCGCGACCTGAAGCACCCGGAACAGCGCACGCTCGATGTTCAGGTGCTGCTGACGCGCGATCAGCTGTCGGATATGCACGACGTACTGAAGAGCGTGCTGCAAACCGCCGAAGAAGGCCTGCTGTCACCGCAAAATTTCCTCAACGAACTCAAAAGCCTCGCCGCGACGATCGCGCGCGACCCCGAACAACTCGGCAGCACCACGGCCGTCACCGCCGGTGAAGGCAACAGCCTTGCCGACCTGGGTTTCATGCGCGAGTACATCGAAGACCTGCCGTACACCGGCGAGGTCATGAACCTGTCGCTCGAAGACTGGGAAACCTGGCCGGCACGGCGGCAGATCGATTTTCTGCACCGGCTCGAAGACAAGATCAGTTACTACCGCGCGCTGCACGATCATACGGATCTGTGGGTGAGCCTGGATGGCGGCGCGATCGATGGTGATTCGGTGTTTCCGGTGGCGTTGGAGATGTTGCCGT